A stretch of Roseibium porphyridii DNA encodes these proteins:
- the urtC gene encoding urea ABC transporter permease subunit UrtC — protein sequence MTSLKSFMSRQEMLGLLVIAAVLFVVMPLAMDIFRLNLFGKYLTYAFVAIGLVLCWGKGGILSLGQGVFFGLGGYCMAMYLKLEASTPEATAIQSTPGIPDFMDWNQITALPWFWQPFNSLTFTIVAIIAVPALFAFIIGTAMFKRRVGGVYFAIITQAIAAILTILIIGQQGYTGGVNGITDLRTLKGWDIRTDEAKYILYYVNGGLLIAVLLLSQIVLKSKLGRLLVAVRDQEDRVRFSGYDVSNIKIFVFCFAAVLSAIGGAMFTLQVGFMSPSFVGIVPSIEMVIFCAVGGRLSIFGAVYGTLLVNWAKTTFSETFPELWLFGLGALFIAVVLVFPNGLSGLYRSYLAPLVDRFIVPKGRKAEPDEPTPVAPFSADTTAKPAE from the coding sequence ATGACCAGCTTGAAATCCTTCATGTCCCGGCAGGAAATGCTCGGCCTCCTGGTGATTGCAGCGGTGCTGTTCGTTGTCATGCCGCTCGCCATGGATATCTTCAGACTGAACCTGTTCGGCAAGTATCTGACCTACGCATTTGTCGCAATCGGCCTTGTCCTTTGCTGGGGCAAGGGTGGAATTCTGAGCCTCGGGCAAGGCGTTTTCTTCGGCCTCGGTGGGTACTGCATGGCCATGTATCTGAAGCTGGAGGCCTCAACACCGGAGGCCACCGCCATCCAGTCGACACCGGGCATCCCCGATTTCATGGACTGGAACCAGATCACGGCACTGCCCTGGTTCTGGCAACCATTCAACAGCCTCACCTTCACGATCGTCGCGATCATCGCAGTTCCGGCTCTGTTTGCGTTCATCATTGGCACAGCCATGTTCAAGCGCCGTGTGGGCGGGGTCTATTTTGCCATCATTACCCAGGCGATCGCGGCAATCCTGACCATCCTCATCATCGGTCAACAGGGCTATACGGGCGGCGTCAACGGCATCACGGATCTGCGCACTCTCAAAGGCTGGGATATACGGACCGATGAAGCCAAGTACATCCTCTATTATGTCAATGGCGGCCTGCTGATCGCGGTCCTGCTGCTCAGCCAAATCGTTCTGAAGAGCAAGCTCGGCAGGCTTTTGGTTGCAGTCAGGGACCAGGAAGACAGGGTCCGGTTCTCCGGCTACGACGTTTCCAATATCAAGATCTTCGTCTTCTGCTTCGCAGCCGTCCTGTCCGCGATTGGGGGCGCGATGTTCACCCTGCAGGTCGGGTTCATGTCGCCGTCTTTCGTCGGCATCGTCCCTTCCATCGAGATGGTCATCTTTTGCGCGGTTGGTGGGCGCCTGTCGATCTTTGGAGCCGTCTACGGAACGCTGCTCGTCAACTGGGCAAAGACAACATTCTCCGAGACGTTTCCCGAACTCTGGCTCTTCGGCCTCGGAGCTCTGTTCATCGCGGTGGTTCTGGTCTTCCCCAACGGACTGTCAGGTCTCTACCGCAGCTATCTCGCGCCGCTTGTGGACCGCTTCATCGTTCCGAAGGGACGAAAGGCTGAGCCGGACGAGCCAACGCCGGTGGCACCTTTCAGTGCGGACACAACAGCCAAACCCGCGGAGTAG
- the fmdA gene encoding formamidase, producing MADTLISVDLSESPHTNEKIHNRWHPDIPMAVWVEPGDDFRIETYDWTGGQIKNDDDAADVRDVELEQVHYLSGPIGVKGAEPGDLLVVDILDIGAKEEMLWGFNGFFSKQNGGGFLTEHFPEAQKSIWDIEGMFTRSRHVPGVSYAGLIHPGLIGCLPDRSMLDMWNSREKALFETEPDRVPPLAALPNTQSAHMGQLKGEAKEKAAAEGARTVPPREHGGNCDIKDLSRGSKIYFPVYVDGAGLSMGDLHFSQGDGEITFCGAIEMAGWLHIRVNLIKGGVAKYGVKNPIFKPSPITPSYDDYLIFEGISVDEAGTQHYLDVHIAYRMACLNAIEYMKKFGYSGAQAYAILGTAPVQGHISGVVDIPNACATLWLPTDIFDFDMMPGSEGPMKFIDGSVDIPLALDL from the coding sequence ATGGCTGATACGCTGATTTCGGTAGATTTGAGTGAGTCTCCGCATACAAACGAGAAAATACACAATCGCTGGCACCCGGACATCCCCATGGCGGTCTGGGTTGAACCGGGTGACGATTTCAGGATCGAGACCTACGACTGGACTGGTGGGCAAATCAAGAATGACGATGATGCAGCCGATGTCAGGGATGTCGAACTTGAACAGGTCCACTACCTTTCCGGCCCTATCGGCGTCAAAGGTGCAGAACCGGGAGACCTCCTCGTCGTCGATATTCTCGATATCGGCGCCAAAGAAGAAATGCTCTGGGGGTTTAATGGCTTCTTCTCAAAGCAAAACGGCGGCGGCTTCCTGACGGAACACTTCCCGGAGGCACAAAAATCGATCTGGGACATTGAAGGTATGTTCACGCGCTCCAGGCACGTGCCGGGCGTCAGTTATGCTGGGCTTATTCATCCCGGACTGATCGGCTGTCTGCCTGACCGCTCAATGCTGGATATGTGGAATTCACGTGAGAAGGCCCTATTCGAAACGGAGCCCGACCGTGTTCCGCCGTTGGCAGCGCTTCCCAACACTCAGTCAGCTCACATGGGCCAGTTGAAAGGCGAAGCAAAGGAAAAGGCTGCCGCAGAAGGCGCGCGCACCGTGCCGCCGCGCGAGCATGGTGGCAATTGCGACATCAAAGATCTGTCACGTGGTTCAAAAATCTATTTCCCGGTTTATGTCGACGGTGCAGGCCTTTCCATGGGCGATCTGCATTTCAGCCAAGGTGATGGCGAGATCACTTTCTGCGGCGCGATCGAGATGGCCGGTTGGCTGCATATCCGCGTCAACCTGATCAAGGGCGGTGTAGCGAAATATGGTGTCAAAAACCCGATTTTCAAGCCTTCACCGATCACTCCAAGCTACGACGACTACCTGATCTTCGAAGGCATTTCAGTCGATGAAGCAGGAACCCAGCACTATCTGGATGTTCATATCGCCTACCGGATGGCCTGCCTCAACGCCATAGAATATATGAAGAAATTTGGATATTCGGGCGCTCAGGCCTACGCCATTCTGGGTACAGCACCCGTTCAGGGGCACATATCCGGCGTAGTCGACATACCAAATGCCTGCGCCACATTGTGGCTGCCAACCGACATTTTCGACTTCGACATGATGCCAGGCTCGGAAGGGCCAATGAAGTTCATTGACGGGTCCGTTGATATTCCGCTGGCTCTAGACCTTTGA
- the urtB gene encoding urea ABC transporter permease subunit UrtB: protein MFADYTWTELGSIFAMQGFAGLILFSVFVLMALGLAIIFGQMGVINMAHGEFMILGAYVTYLCSNFVEAYAPSLFGVYFFFAMILAFVAAGSLGALVEWSLIRHLYKRPLDTLLATWGLSLILQQAYRSIFGAREVGVTLPNWLLGSVPLTDIIEIPINGIFVMVLTFFIAIGVYFILFRSRMGMQTRAVVQNRVMAGAVGINTEKVDRNTFALGCGIAGIAGSAFTMIGSTGPTAGQLYIVDTFLIVVFGGAASLLGTIASSFAISQAQSTMEFFLSGSMAKVLTLLTVVGILMLRPQGLFSLKIRR from the coding sequence ATGTTCGCCGACTATACCTGGACAGAACTCGGGTCAATCTTTGCCATGCAGGGTTTTGCCGGACTGATCCTGTTTTCCGTCTTTGTCCTGATGGCCCTCGGCCTGGCCATCATTTTCGGCCAGATGGGCGTCATCAACATGGCTCATGGCGAGTTCATGATCCTCGGCGCTTACGTGACGTACCTGTGCTCCAATTTTGTCGAAGCTTACGCGCCATCCCTCTTCGGTGTGTACTTCTTCTTTGCCATGATATTGGCCTTTGTCGCCGCCGGGTCGCTAGGTGCGCTTGTTGAATGGTCTCTCATCAGACACCTCTATAAGCGGCCGCTCGATACGTTGCTGGCGACATGGGGCCTCAGCCTGATCCTGCAGCAAGCATACCGGTCGATTTTCGGTGCTCGAGAGGTGGGTGTCACCCTTCCGAACTGGCTTCTCGGATCGGTTCCGTTGACAGACATCATCGAGATCCCGATCAACGGGATCTTCGTGATGGTGCTCACCTTCTTCATCGCGATCGGCGTTTATTTCATCCTGTTCAGGTCCCGCATGGGCATGCAGACGCGCGCCGTGGTGCAAAACCGTGTGATGGCGGGTGCCGTCGGTATCAACACCGAAAAAGTCGACCGGAACACCTTTGCTCTTGGCTGCGGCATCGCCGGCATCGCCGGCAGCGCTTTCACCATGATCGGTTCAACCGGACCCACCGCGGGTCAGCTCTATATCGTCGACACGTTCCTGATCGTCGTATTTGGCGGCGCGGCCAGCCTTCTGGGCACGATTGCCTCATCTTTTGCCATCAGTCAGGCGCAATCGACAATGGAATTCTTCCTGTCCGGCTCAATGGCCAAGGTGCTCACCCTGTTGACGGTTGTCGGCATCTTGATGCTGCGCCCTCAAGGTCTTTTCTCCCTGAAAATCCGCCGCTGA
- the urtD gene encoding urea ABC transporter ATP-binding protein UrtD translates to MNTLNNNTDFLLAIENLTVSFDGFKAVNDLNLYIDENEIHVIIGPNGAGKTTVLDLICGRTKATDGSIKFRNKELTAMREHEIVREGVGRKFQNPSIYEDLTVFENLELSFPRGRTVFGALTFQRDEEVRSRVREIAEMVFLDTLLDMQAALLSHGQKQWLEIGMLLIQDPELLMLDEPVAGMSVSERKQTAKLLNEITKGRSVMVVEHDMKFVEDIAHRVTVLHQGKILSEGSMAKVQADPKVIDVYLGH, encoded by the coding sequence ATGAACACGCTCAACAACAACACGGATTTCCTGCTCGCCATCGAGAACCTGACCGTGTCCTTCGACGGCTTCAAGGCGGTCAACGATCTCAATCTTTACATCGACGAGAACGAAATCCACGTCATCATCGGCCCGAATGGCGCCGGCAAGACAACGGTTCTGGATCTCATCTGCGGAAGAACCAAGGCAACCGACGGGTCGATCAAGTTTCGCAACAAGGAACTGACAGCCATGCGAGAGCACGAGATCGTGCGGGAGGGTGTCGGCAGAAAGTTTCAGAACCCGTCCATTTATGAAGATCTTACGGTCTTTGAGAACCTGGAGCTCTCTTTTCCACGTGGCCGGACCGTCTTTGGCGCTCTCACCTTTCAGCGCGACGAGGAAGTCAGGTCTCGCGTCAGAGAAATCGCCGAGATGGTCTTCCTGGACACTCTTCTGGACATGCAAGCCGCTCTTTTGAGCCACGGTCAGAAGCAGTGGCTGGAAATCGGCATGCTGCTCATTCAGGACCCGGAGCTCTTGATGCTGGATGAGCCGGTTGCCGGCATGAGCGTCTCGGAACGCAAACAGACCGCAAAACTTCTGAATGAAATCACCAAAGGGCGCTCGGTGATGGTGGTCGAACACGACATGAAGTTTGTCGAAGACATCGCCCACCGCGTCACCGTCCTGCACCAGGGCAAGATCCTGTCTGAAGGGTCAATGGCCAAGGTCCAGGCAGATCCCAAGGTCATCGATGTCTATCTCGGTCACTAG
- a CDS encoding ATP-binding protein, translating to MAGHQRVVRLRRTYNQWVANQTLEDYALRFTAKSARRWSPVWVANTALGAISFLALEAIGAAITYNYGFTNAVSAILLVALLIFITGLPISYYAVKYGVDIDLLTRGAGFGYIGSTVTSLIYASFTFIFFALEAAIMATALELFLGIPLNIGYLVCSLVVIPMVIYGITLISRLQVYTQPVWIALQLLPFVFLAWQGVAPIEDWQSFSGRFGNEEGQFELLLFGAASAVLFSLIAQIGEQVDFLRFLPRQRRGRRGSWWLALLAAGPGWIVVGAIKLLMGSFLVVVALQSGLAPDKAVEPTHMYLVAFSKVTTPEVAIALTGVFVIVCQIKINVTNSYAGSIAWSNFFSRLTHSHPGRVVWLVFNVVIALTLMELGVYKALERTLGLYSIVAVAWIGAIFADLVINKPLGLSPPHIEFKRAHLYDINPVGLGSMTVASVAAFIAYAGFFGQTAHALASYIALFTAILLAPLIAYLTKGRFYIAREPEDVVSETGVKQHRIQCCICEHTFEHEDMTNCPVYAGPICSLCCSLDARCEDDCKENARLGDQISMFLHALLPANAASRLGSRVGKYLGVMLIVVASLGGILSLVFVEAKSVDQDGVARALTQVFFILLVISGVMAWLFVLVHESRKFANEETRRQTSLLMKEIRAHKRTDAKLEKAKEAAESANQAKSRYVVGISHELRSPLNAIAGYAQLMRKDPTIPAHRRDAVKVIQHSADHLAGLIEGLLDISKIEAGHLTIYRERFNLHDFLNQIVDMFRLQTDAKALTFSFKPADNLPLFVFGDEKRLRQVLINLLSNAIKWTDRGSVSLIVNYHSQVAEFSIVDTGIGIAEENLGRIFNPFERVEEEGQAGVPGTGLGLTITKLLSEIMGGDIQVESEVGNGSTFKVRMLLSAADAPAKVARAEMRINGYEGPVQTVMVVDDDAAQRALIEDFLSPLGFKVLSAPGGQACLEIAEVEKPNAFLLDISMPGMNGWTLARTLRERGHSDAVIIMISANADESGREPLHRIFHDDYLVKPVRLQDLQEKLQQGLKIVWRTVPAEPRIQPGFPKSVSEPVFERGRLPSVESLEMLKQLSGLGYVRGIRAKLDDIEAHEPHAVEFVVHMRRLIREFDLTQYDKVLERLGHDHECS from the coding sequence ATGGCAGGTCATCAGCGGGTCGTTCGCTTGCGTCGAACTTATAACCAGTGGGTCGCTAACCAGACCCTGGAAGACTACGCCCTGCGCTTTACCGCCAAAAGCGCACGCAGGTGGTCCCCGGTGTGGGTCGCCAATACCGCGCTCGGCGCGATTTCGTTCTTGGCACTGGAGGCGATCGGAGCTGCCATCACCTACAATTACGGCTTCACAAATGCCGTATCGGCCATCCTTTTGGTGGCATTGCTGATTTTCATTACAGGCTTGCCGATCTCCTACTACGCAGTGAAATACGGCGTAGACATCGACTTGCTGACGCGCGGGGCCGGTTTCGGTTACATCGGATCCACGGTTACCTCGCTCATCTATGCGAGTTTCACTTTCATCTTCTTCGCTCTGGAAGCGGCGATAATGGCAACGGCGCTTGAGCTGTTTCTCGGCATTCCGCTCAACATCGGCTATCTCGTCTGTTCGCTCGTTGTCATCCCGATGGTGATATACGGCATTACTTTGATAAGCCGTCTGCAAGTCTATACGCAGCCCGTGTGGATCGCCCTTCAATTGCTGCCATTCGTGTTTCTCGCCTGGCAAGGTGTTGCGCCGATTGAAGACTGGCAGAGTTTTTCAGGGCGCTTCGGGAATGAAGAGGGGCAGTTTGAACTTCTGCTCTTCGGCGCGGCCAGTGCGGTTCTATTTTCCTTGATTGCACAGATTGGGGAGCAGGTTGACTTCCTTCGATTTCTGCCACGTCAAAGGCGGGGACGACGCGGCAGCTGGTGGCTTGCGTTGTTGGCTGCAGGGCCGGGATGGATCGTCGTTGGCGCTATAAAGTTGCTTATGGGCTCGTTCCTGGTCGTCGTTGCCCTGCAAAGTGGATTGGCGCCAGACAAGGCTGTCGAACCGACGCATATGTATCTTGTGGCTTTCAGCAAAGTCACAACGCCGGAAGTGGCCATCGCCCTGACCGGCGTCTTCGTCATCGTGTGTCAGATCAAGATCAACGTCACCAACTCCTACGCGGGCTCAATTGCCTGGTCCAACTTCTTTTCCCGCCTGACACACAGCCACCCTGGACGGGTCGTTTGGCTGGTATTCAACGTGGTAATCGCGTTAACGCTCATGGAGCTGGGTGTCTACAAGGCGCTGGAGCGCACACTCGGCCTTTATTCAATCGTCGCGGTCGCATGGATTGGAGCGATCTTCGCCGATCTGGTGATCAACAAGCCGTTGGGTCTGAGTCCTCCGCATATCGAATTCAAACGGGCACATCTCTACGATATCAATCCAGTCGGGCTCGGGTCGATGACCGTTGCAAGCGTGGCCGCATTTATCGCATATGCGGGCTTTTTCGGTCAGACAGCGCACGCCCTGGCAAGCTACATTGCGCTTTTCACCGCAATTCTCCTCGCTCCTCTCATTGCCTATCTGACAAAGGGCCGGTTTTACATTGCCCGGGAACCTGAAGATGTGGTCTCCGAAACAGGCGTAAAACAACATCGGATCCAGTGCTGTATTTGCGAGCACACGTTTGAACATGAGGACATGACCAATTGTCCGGTCTATGCAGGGCCAATCTGTTCTCTTTGTTGTTCTCTGGACGCGCGTTGTGAGGACGATTGCAAGGAAAATGCTCGGCTGGGTGATCAGATTTCAATGTTTCTGCATGCTTTGTTGCCGGCAAACGCTGCCAGCAGGCTCGGGTCAAGGGTTGGCAAATACCTTGGTGTGATGCTGATTGTCGTGGCGTCACTGGGCGGCATTCTCTCGCTTGTCTTTGTCGAAGCGAAGTCCGTCGACCAGGATGGCGTTGCAAGAGCGCTGACACAGGTCTTCTTTATTCTCCTCGTAATCTCGGGTGTCATGGCCTGGCTCTTTGTGCTTGTTCACGAAAGCCGGAAATTCGCCAATGAGGAGACCCGGCGTCAGACAAGTCTCCTGATGAAGGAAATCAGGGCGCACAAGCGCACGGATGCCAAGCTGGAAAAGGCAAAGGAAGCAGCTGAATCGGCCAATCAGGCAAAGAGCAGGTATGTGGTCGGGATCAGTCACGAGCTGAGGTCACCGCTCAACGCGATTGCCGGTTATGCTCAGCTGATGCGCAAGGATCCGACGATCCCGGCACATCGCCGCGACGCGGTCAAAGTGATCCAGCATTCAGCCGATCACCTCGCAGGACTGATCGAGGGGCTCCTCGACATCTCCAAAATCGAAGCCGGTCATCTGACAATTTATCGCGAGCGGTTCAACCTGCACGATTTCCTCAACCAGATTGTCGATATGTTCCGATTGCAGACCGATGCCAAGGCGCTGACGTTTTCCTTCAAGCCTGCAGACAATCTTCCTCTCTTCGTCTTCGGCGACGAAAAACGACTGCGGCAAGTGCTGATCAACCTGCTTTCCAACGCAATCAAATGGACCGATCGGGGCAGCGTGAGCCTGATCGTCAACTATCACAGCCAGGTTGCAGAGTTTTCGATCGTTGATACCGGCATCGGTATTGCGGAGGAAAACCTTGGTCGGATCTTCAATCCCTTTGAGCGGGTGGAAGAAGAAGGGCAGGCAGGCGTACCAGGAACCGGCCTCGGCCTGACGATCACCAAGCTCTTGAGCGAAATCATGGGTGGTGACATTCAGGTTGAAAGCGAAGTTGGCAACGGCAGCACATTCAAGGTTCGCATGTTGTTGAGCGCAGCCGACGCACCGGCCAAGGTGGCAAGGGCCGAAATGCGGATCAATGGCTACGAAGGTCCGGTCCAGACGGTCATGGTGGTCGATGACGATGCCGCACAAAGAGCTCTCATCGAGGATTTTCTGAGCCCGCTCGGCTTCAAGGTATTGTCCGCTCCAGGCGGCCAGGCATGTCTGGAAATTGCGGAGGTTGAAAAACCGAACGCATTTCTCCTGGATATCAGCATGCCGGGCATGAACGGCTGGACCCTTGCCAGAACGTTGCGGGAGAGGGGGCATAGCGACGCGGTGATCATCATGATCTCCGCCAATGCGGACGAAAGCGGGCGCGAGCCGCTGCACCGGATCTTCCATGATGACTACCTGGTCAAGCCGGTGCGGCTGCAAGATCTTCAGGAAAAGCTGCAACAGGGACTTAAGATCGTTTGGCGGACCGTTCCGGCAGAGCCCCGCATACAGCCGGGTTTCCCAAAATCGGTCTCAGAGCCGGTTTTCGAGCGGGGCAGATTGCCCTCGGTGGAAAGCCTGGAAATGCTGAAACAATTGAGTGGTCTTGGATATGTGCGCGGCATTCGCGCCAAGCTTGATGACATTGAAGCACACGAACCCCACGCCGTGGAGTTTGTGGTGCATATGCGTCGTCTCATCCGCGAATTCGATCTGACACAATATGACAAGGTACTTGAAAGGCTCGGACATGATCATGAGTGCTCCTAG
- the urtA gene encoding urea ABC transporter substrate-binding protein, translated as MTGALTPSFAQDVNTTGLAVTEDTVKVGILHSVTGTMAISETGSVQAEKLAIEQINAMGGVLGRKIEYIQEDGASDWPTFAEKAKKLLVNDKVAAVFGCWTSASRKAVLPVFEQYNGMLYYPTFYEGLEQSPNVIYTGQEATQQIIAGIDWVAKEKGAKSFYLLGSDYIWPRTSNKIARKHIEKLGHKVVGEEYYPLGHTQFNSVINKIKLKKPDVIYAIVVGGSNVAFYKQLKAAGIDMTKEKPLLLTISVTEDEIRGIGGENIEGAYAAMKYFQSLDNENNQAFVKAFKERWGDDIVIGDVTQAAYLGPWLWKAAVEKAGSFDIDKVRLASPGIELTTAPEGYVRVHENHHLWSKTRIGLAKTDGQYEMIYETADLMEPDPFPEGYQ; from the coding sequence ATGACCGGTGCTTTGACGCCGTCATTCGCACAAGATGTCAACACGACCGGTCTTGCCGTTACTGAAGACACCGTGAAAGTCGGGATCCTGCACTCCGTTACCGGGACAATGGCAATTTCCGAAACCGGTTCGGTACAGGCAGAAAAGCTGGCAATCGAGCAAATCAACGCCATGGGCGGCGTTCTGGGACGCAAGATCGAATATATTCAGGAAGACGGCGCTTCCGATTGGCCAACCTTTGCGGAAAAGGCGAAAAAACTTCTGGTCAACGACAAGGTAGCCGCCGTGTTCGGATGCTGGACCTCCGCATCCCGCAAGGCCGTATTGCCGGTCTTTGAACAGTACAACGGCATGCTCTACTACCCCACCTTCTACGAGGGTTTGGAGCAGTCACCTAATGTGATCTACACCGGCCAGGAAGCCACTCAGCAGATCATTGCCGGCATTGATTGGGTCGCCAAGGAAAAGGGTGCCAAGAGCTTCTATCTGCTCGGTTCGGACTATATCTGGCCGCGCACGTCCAACAAGATCGCACGCAAACACATCGAAAAGCTGGGCCACAAGGTTGTCGGCGAGGAGTACTATCCGCTCGGCCACACCCAGTTCAATTCGGTGATCAACAAGATCAAGTTGAAGAAGCCTGATGTGATCTACGCAATCGTGGTCGGTGGTTCAAATGTCGCCTTCTACAAGCAGCTCAAGGCTGCGGGCATCGACATGACAAAAGAGAAGCCTCTGCTTTTGACCATTTCGGTGACCGAAGATGAAATTCGTGGCATCGGTGGAGAAAACATCGAAGGCGCTTACGCTGCGATGAAATACTTCCAGTCTCTCGACAATGAAAACAACCAGGCATTCGTCAAGGCTTTCAAGGAGAGATGGGGCGACGACATCGTGATCGGCGATGTGACGCAAGCAGCCTATCTTGGCCCGTGGCTCTGGAAAGCCGCCGTTGAGAAGGCGGGAAGCTTCGATATCGACAAGGTTCGCCTCGCGTCACCTGGTATTGAGCTGACGACCGCACCGGAAGGATATGTCCGCGTGCATGAAAACCATCACCTTTGGTCCAAGACCAGAATTGGTCTCGCCAAAACCGACGGTCAGTATGAAATGATCTACGAAACCGCGGACCTGATGGAACCGGATCCGTTCCCGGAAGGCTACCAGTAA
- a CDS encoding DNA-binding response regulator: MSAPSPSETVLVVDDAPASLGMLTDALEEAGYTVLVAQDGRKALDIASRVTPTAILMDAIMPELDGFETSKRIKRLEALRDVPVVFMTGLSQTEHIVRGLESGGVDYVTKPVDPEELIARLRVHISNARSSHSAHVALDASGRFLISVDLSGAICWATPQAMVLIDGGSHNEPDYVGQLPAEAVEWLRSYLLNVGKAANNDSNVVADMAGLSLRFSYAGQISSGEHLLRVAEMVDGNPTDLLRKSFDLTEREAEVLMWIAHGKSNKEIAAILEMSPRTVNKHLDRIFGKLGVENRTSAAVVSLKKILER; the protein is encoded by the coding sequence ATGAGTGCTCCTAGTCCAAGCGAAACGGTGCTGGTGGTCGACGACGCGCCGGCATCGCTGGGAATGCTGACAGATGCATTGGAAGAGGCCGGCTATACCGTGCTGGTCGCTCAGGACGGGCGCAAGGCGCTCGACATTGCCTCGCGGGTGACGCCAACCGCAATCCTCATGGATGCGATCATGCCGGAACTTGACGGGTTCGAAACAAGCAAACGGATCAAACGACTGGAGGCGCTCCGCGATGTTCCGGTCGTGTTCATGACGGGGTTGAGCCAGACGGAACACATTGTCAGGGGGCTGGAATCGGGAGGGGTCGACTACGTTACCAAACCGGTCGACCCGGAAGAGTTGATTGCCAGGCTCCGGGTCCACATCTCCAATGCTCGCAGTTCTCACAGCGCCCATGTGGCTCTGGATGCATCGGGCAGGTTCCTGATCTCCGTAGATCTTTCCGGCGCAATCTGCTGGGCGACACCGCAGGCCATGGTCTTGATCGACGGCGGCAGCCACAATGAGCCGGATTATGTCGGCCAGCTGCCCGCAGAAGCGGTAGAGTGGTTGCGCAGCTATCTCCTCAACGTCGGCAAAGCAGCGAACAATGACAGCAATGTCGTTGCCGACATGGCAGGCCTTTCGCTGCGCTTCAGCTATGCAGGGCAAATAAGTTCGGGCGAGCATCTGTTGAGGGTCGCCGAAATGGTTGACGGCAACCCGACCGACCTCCTGCGCAAATCCTTTGATCTGACCGAGCGCGAAGCAGAAGTGCTCATGTGGATCGCACACGGAAAATCGAACAAGGAAATCGCGGCCATTTTGGAAATGAGCCCCAGGACAGTGAACAAGCACCTGGATCGGATCTTCGGAAAACTGGGCGTCGAAAACCGAACCTCCGCCGCCGTCGTCTCACTCAAGAAAATTCTGGAGCGTTGA
- the urtE gene encoding urea ABC transporter ATP-binding subunit UrtE: MLNVAHYHVAYGQSEVLHGLDFTVAPGEIIAIMGRNGMGKTTLMKSLMGIVPTKDGAAAVDGIDITSMRSYERVASGIAYVPQGRMIFPTMTVQENIETGLTISGQSKVPGDIYELFPVLLEMNGRRGGNLSGGQQQQLAIARALATNPKVLLLDEPTEGIQPSIIREMARVLRRIRDERGLSIVVSEQVLSFALDVADRVLVLENGRLVHDEPRDSVDEDKVAAFLSV, from the coding sequence ATGCTGAATGTAGCGCATTACCACGTGGCCTACGGCCAAAGCGAGGTCCTGCATGGGCTCGATTTCACGGTGGCCCCGGGCGAAATCATTGCCATCATGGGACGGAACGGCATGGGTAAGACCACGCTGATGAAATCCCTGATGGGTATCGTTCCAACCAAGGATGGTGCGGCTGCCGTTGACGGCATCGATATCACGTCGATGAGAAGCTACGAGAGAGTGGCCAGCGGCATCGCCTATGTACCTCAGGGACGGATGATCTTTCCAACCATGACGGTGCAGGAGAACATCGAAACCGGGTTGACGATCAGCGGCCAATCCAAGGTGCCAGGAGACATCTACGAGCTGTTCCCGGTTTTGCTTGAAATGAACGGACGCCGCGGAGGTAACCTTTCCGGCGGTCAACAGCAACAATTGGCTATCGCCCGGGCACTTGCAACAAATCCCAAAGTGCTTCTGCTGGACGAGCCGACCGAAGGTATTCAGCCTTCCATTATCCGGGAAATGGCAAGGGTGTTGAGGCGCATCCGCGATGAGCGCGGCCTGTCCATCGTTGTCTCCGAACAGGTGCTCTCCTTTGCATTGGACGTCGCCGACCGCGTGCTCGTTCTGGAGAATGGCCGGCTCGTCCACGATGAACCCCGTGACAGTGTCGATGAAGACAAGGTCGCAGCATTCCTTTCCGTCTAA
- a CDS encoding FmdB family zinc ribbon protein has product MPVYDYLCAQCGPITALRPMSAHSEPIECPVCKQEAPRAFLQAPNMSTLSTSDRTAHQRNETSRHSPVHSTKSDREDGAKERRKRHPAGCSCCSSSKNSFRSSAVYKADGSKTFPSKRPWMISH; this is encoded by the coding sequence ATGCCGGTTTATGACTACCTTTGTGCACAATGTGGGCCGATAACGGCGCTGCGACCGATGTCGGCTCACTCAGAACCAATCGAATGTCCGGTCTGCAAGCAGGAGGCGCCACGCGCTTTCCTGCAAGCGCCGAACATGTCAACTCTCTCAACGAGCGATCGGACAGCACATCAACGAAATGAAACGTCCCGCCACAGCCCCGTTCATTCGACCAAGTCGGATAGAGAAGATGGGGCCAAAGAGCGCAGGAAACGTCACCCGGCTGGTTGTTCCTGCTGTTCGAGTTCCAAAAACAGCTTTCGTTCAAGTGCTGTTTACAAGGCAGACGGCAGCAAGACGTTTCCTTCAAAAAGGCCTTGGATGATCAGCCACTAG